A genomic segment from Halorubrum depositum encodes:
- a CDS encoding ABC transporter substrate-binding protein, whose translation MPRDDAARGAPTRRAFAKYGGAVALGGLLAGCTGGGDGADGGGGAESGDGDAESNSTASTESEPDDDASAGLPYTASMEPVGEVTFEAVPERWIAYDGGFADMAVALGKGDGLAGIGNADRYYTYVYDELPGVEVDRSPIEAYPEVRTKEEFYELDADLHLYDPQMLVNWFDWGEGDVEEIRDNVAPFFGNLIFRRSDGWHDYRYYTLYEAFERVAAAFDERERYEAFAELHESFIADVQSRLPPADDRPRVFLTFEGTDEPETFSPYRLVDKGTSKKQWLDLGVTDALAGTDVENLSTTNRGELDYENLLEVDPDVILVRGHERKSPTEFRDTVLAYMEDHPVGSELTAVQNGRVYRGGYLYQGPIHNLFLTERAAKQMYPDEFGPVTDDAELFDRQRVADIVNGDL comes from the coding sequence ATGCCCAGAGACGACGCGGCACGCGGAGCACCGACTCGCAGAGCGTTCGCGAAGTACGGCGGCGCGGTCGCCCTCGGCGGCCTCCTCGCCGGCTGCACCGGCGGCGGCGACGGCGCCGACGGCGGTGGCGGCGCGGAGAGCGGCGACGGCGACGCGGAGAGCAACTCGACGGCCTCGACCGAATCGGAACCCGACGACGACGCGTCCGCCGGGCTCCCGTACACCGCCTCCATGGAACCCGTCGGCGAGGTGACCTTCGAGGCGGTCCCGGAGCGGTGGATCGCGTACGACGGCGGCTTCGCGGACATGGCCGTCGCGCTGGGGAAAGGCGACGGGCTGGCCGGCATCGGCAACGCCGACCGGTACTACACGTACGTCTACGACGAGCTCCCGGGCGTCGAGGTCGACCGGAGCCCGATCGAGGCGTACCCTGAGGTCAGGACGAAAGAGGAGTTCTACGAGCTCGACGCTGACCTCCATCTGTACGACCCCCAGATGCTCGTCAACTGGTTCGACTGGGGGGAAGGCGACGTCGAGGAGATCCGCGACAACGTCGCCCCGTTCTTCGGCAACCTGATCTTCCGGCGGTCGGACGGGTGGCACGACTACCGGTACTACACGCTGTACGAGGCGTTCGAGCGGGTCGCGGCGGCGTTCGACGAGCGCGAGCGCTACGAGGCGTTCGCCGAGCTCCACGAGTCGTTCATCGCGGACGTGCAATCGCGCCTTCCGCCAGCGGACGACCGGCCGAGGGTGTTCCTGACGTTCGAGGGAACCGACGAGCCGGAGACGTTCTCTCCGTACCGACTGGTCGACAAGGGGACGAGCAAGAAGCAGTGGCTCGATCTGGGCGTGACCGACGCGCTCGCGGGGACGGACGTCGAGAACCTCAGCACCACGAACCGCGGCGAACTCGACTACGAGAACCTGCTCGAAGTGGACCCCGACGTGATCCTCGTCCGCGGGCACGAGCGCAAATCCCCGACGGAGTTCCGCGACACCGTCCTCGCGTACATGGAGGACCACCCCGTCGGAAGCGAGCTCACGGCGGTCCAGAACGGCCGCGTCTACCGCGGCGGCTACCTCTACCAGGGGCCGATCCACAACCTCTTCCTGACCGAACGGGCCGCGAAGCAGATGTATCCGGACGAGTTCGGCCCCGTCACCGACGACGCGGAGCTGTTCGACCGGCAGCGCGTCGCGGACATCGTCAACGGGGACCTGTAG
- a CDS encoding ABC transporter ATP-binding protein — MSIERANATDPDELSGANTPSETDGERAAADAADASDLDAEGLVLGYPTAPEPVVDGASLAAEPGAVTALVGPNGSGKSTLLKGLANQISPEDGSVLLDGRDVHSMDTKALARKLGLLSQESTSPDGITVEDLVHHGRYPHRGFFERTTAEDARAVDRAIELAGCGHLRDREVGSLSGGQKQLAWIAMVLAQDTDVLLLDEPTTFLDLHHQMEVMEIVETLRDESDVTVVVVLHDIEQAARLADRMVALKDGEIRARGPPEEVVTEDLLADVFRVDAEVVATENGPRVTPLRARHEDPE; from the coding sequence ATGTCCATCGAACGCGCGAACGCGACGGATCCGGACGAACTGAGCGGCGCGAACACACCGAGCGAAACGGACGGGGAGCGCGCGGCGGCGGACGCCGCCGACGCGAGCGACCTCGACGCCGAGGGGCTCGTGTTGGGGTATCCGACCGCCCCTGAGCCGGTCGTCGACGGCGCCTCGCTCGCGGCCGAACCGGGGGCGGTCACCGCCCTCGTCGGCCCGAACGGCTCGGGCAAGAGCACCCTGCTGAAGGGGTTGGCGAACCAGATCTCGCCCGAGGACGGCTCCGTGCTCCTCGACGGGCGCGACGTCCACTCGATGGACACGAAGGCGCTCGCCCGGAAGCTCGGCCTGCTGTCACAGGAGAGCACGTCGCCGGACGGCATCACCGTCGAGGACCTGGTCCATCACGGTCGCTATCCGCACCGCGGCTTCTTCGAGCGGACGACCGCCGAGGACGCCCGCGCGGTCGACCGCGCTATCGAGCTGGCGGGCTGTGGCCACCTCAGGGACCGCGAGGTCGGGAGCCTCAGCGGCGGACAGAAGCAGCTCGCGTGGATCGCGATGGTCCTCGCGCAGGACACCGACGTGCTCCTCTTAGACGAGCCGACGACGTTCCTCGACTTACACCACCAGATGGAGGTGATGGAGATCGTCGAGACGCTGCGCGACGAGAGCGACGTCACGGTCGTCGTCGTGCTCCACGACATCGAACAGGCCGCGCGGCTCGCCGACCGGATGGTCGCGCTCAAGGACGGCGAGATCCGAGCCCGCGGTCCCCCGGAGGAGGTCGTCACCGAAGACCTGCTCGCGGACGTGTTCCGCGTCGACGCCGAGGTCGTCGCCACCGAAAACGGCCCCCGCGTCACGCCCCTGCGCGCGCGGCACGAGGATCCGGAGTAG